The following are encoded in a window of Fusarium verticillioides 7600 chromosome 6, whole genome shotgun sequence genomic DNA:
- a CDS encoding endoglucanase type C, with translation MKSLSLILSALAVQVAVAQTPDKGKEQHPKLETYRCTKAAGCKKQTNYIVADAGMHNIHQKNGAGCGDWGQKPNATACPDEASCAKNCILSGMDSNAYKNAGITTSGNKLRLQQLINNQLVSPRVYLLEENKKKYEMLHLTGTEFSFDVEMEKLPCGMNGALYLSEMPQDGGKSTSKNSKAGAYYGAGYCDAQCYVTPFINGVGNIKGQGVCCNELDIWEANSRATHIAPHPCNKPGLYGCTGDECSSSGICDKAGCGWNHNRINVTDFYGRGKKYKVDSTRKFTVTSQFVANKQGDLIELHRHYIQDNKVIESAVVNISGVPKINFMNDKYCAATGATEYMRLGGTKQMGDAMSRGMVLAMSVWWSEGDFMAWLDQGVAGPCDATEGDPKNIVKVQPNPEVTFSNIRIGEIGSTSSVKAPAYPGPHRL, from the exons ATGaagtctctctctctcatcctctcaGCCCTGGCTGTCCAGGTCGCTGTTGCTCAAACCCCagacaagggcaaggagcAACACCCCAAGCTCGAGACCTACCGCTGCACCAAGGCTGCCGGCTGCAAGAAGCAAACCAACTACATCGTCGCTGACGCTGGTATGCACAACATCCACCAGAAGAACGGCGCTGGCTGCGGTGACTGGGGCCAAAAGCCCAACGCCACAGCCTGTCCCGATGAAGCATCATGTGCCAAGAACTGTATCCTCAGTGGTATGGACTCGAATGCTTACAAAAACGCTGGCATCACTACTTCTGGCAACAAGCTTCGTCTCCAGCagcttatcaacaaccagCTTGTTTCTCCTCGAGTTTATCTGcttgaggagaacaagaagaagtatGAGATGCTTCACCTTACTGGCACTGAGTTCTCTTTCgacgttgagatggagaagcttccTTGTGGTATGAATGGTGCTCTATACCTTTCTGAGATGCCTCAGGATGGTGGTAAGAGCACGagcaagaacagcaaggCTGGTGCTTACTATGGTGCTGGATACTGTGATGCTCAGTGCTACGTCACTCCCTTCATCAACGGAGTT GGCAACATCAAGGGACAGGGTGTCTGCTGTAACGAGCTCGACATCTGGGAGGCCAACTCCCGCGCCACTCACATCGCTCCTCACCCCTGCAACAAGCCCGGCCTCTACGGCTGCACAGGCGACGAGTGCAGCAGCTCCGGCATCTGCGACAAGGCCGGCTGCGGCTGGAACCACAACCGCATCAACGTGACCGACTTCTACGGCCGCGGCAAGAAGTACAAGGTCGACAGCACCCGCAAGTTCACCGTCACCTCCCAGTTCGTCGCCAACAAGCAGGGAGACCTCATCGAGCTGCACCGCCACTACATCCaggacaacaaggtcatcgagTCTGCCGTGGTCAACATCTCCGGCGTCCCCAAGATCAACTTCATGAACGACAAGTACTGCGCTGCCACCGGTGCCACCGAGTACATGCGCCTCGGCGGCACCAAGCAGATGGGCGATGCCATGTCCCGCGGAATGGTCCTCGCCATGAGTGTCTGGTGGAGCGAGGGTGACTTCATGGCCTGGTTGGATCAGGGCGTTGCTGGCCCCTGTGACGCGACTGAGGGCGATCCCAAGAACATCGTCAAGGTGCAGCCCAACCCTGAAGTGACATTCAGCAACATCCGAATTGGAGAGATTGGATCTACTTCATCGGTCAAGGCTCCTGCTTATCCTGGCCCTCACCGCTTGTAA
- a CDS encoding hypothetical protein (At least one base has a quality score < 10): MPKENDDIRDKEFDAVHAYFIGPKGSNLPEFRANINTILDELLAARQAYHPEDQAFISKEYRRSPVFLKARSDLRLATEKVAQLLGEHSAPFWSPRYEAHMCTDLTMSSLLGYFMTMLYNPNNVALEASPMTTLVELRVGQQLCKLFGYNTDVQKSPVSWGHITCDGTIANLESIWVARNLKFYPLSLCLALRRGKLQFIGDKFYATRCFHATKKTLFKDLKGWDLLNLSSEVILDLPNELNKQFGITSKFLESALNEFNIQTIGREVLEKEFKVKNPIKYFVSKTRHYSWPKGVAIAGLGSGNVIGVDVNNAAQIDIKVLEKHLEHCVETETAVFAVVAIIGSTEEGAVDRLTEIIRLRDKFQEEHGLSFLVHADAAWGGYFATMINPDRRYSVEDQVSTKPEPEWYLDPKTVEDIKAMAEADSITVDPHKAGYIPYPAGSLVYKDGRMRHLVTWSGPYLSQGSAENIGVYGVEGSKPGASAMSAWFSNSTIGLNHNGYGKLLVESNLTSAMSSLKLSAHYAPMINDDFICVPFNMLAAENNGSRGFLSKPVEKQRDKIRDLIIGKKDHEIFASKDAMKIIRDLGSDTNINCFALNWKDKDGNLNTDLEEANYLMKRVVDRLSITSANTDPTEIPIFLTSTQFLHEDYGSCAHKFMERMGVGKSNQSLFVIRNVVMSPFPTRKNFIDKLMREFEEVIRDEVGKVRKRNDPGQKKVQFLVQGTPGSSEVFLSFQASFHSATKRQQIILSGTLDSTLRDFHKELTGGNQDSIVMLESTEKVFIEDVVEVLGDLDVIMYEKGTKKYHQRDGTITLNSVVKSRPLNSIHREIDYPADFMPFYLYGNEKEIHCSHMLVKSPNISLAANHVTFKPSLTAEINHRQSVPELLAEGMILGLSEIPEDSMQPFPERNQDLAEEFFFRQGQKFKVKIWKDPKDAAARGPGLLKDLGRHLYEGEMTLGENVFVDAEGPNEDKLKDRKVESDSWQRKLDEVGRLLDGTHVNCQ; the protein is encoded by the exons ATGCCTAAAGAAAACGACGATATCCGGGACAAGGAGTTCGATGCCGTCCACGCATACTTCATCGGGCCCAAGGGCTCCAACCTCCCAGAATTCCGAgcaaacatcaacaccatcctcgaTGAACTCCTCGCCGCTCGTCAAGCCTACCACccagaagaccaa GCCTTCATCTCCAAAGAATACCGCCGTTCCCCCGTCTTCCTCAAAGCGAGATCCGATCTCCGCCTCGCCACCGAAAAGGTCGCacagcttcttggcgaaCACTCAGCTCCCTTCTGGTCACCCCGCTATGAGGCGCACATGTGCACTGACCTTACCATGTCGTCGCTCCTCGGGTATTTCATGACCATGCTGTATAACCCCAACAATGTCGCGCTTGAGGCTAGTCCGATGACGACGCTTGTTGAGCTTCGGGTTGGGCAGCAGTTGTGTAAGCTTTTCGGGTACAATACTGATGTGCAGAAATCTCCGGTTTCGTGGGGTCATATTACTTGTGATGGGACGATTGCTAATCTTGAGTCTATTTGG GTAGCGCGAAACCTCAAGTTTTACCCGCTTAGTCTCTGTCTTGCATTGCGACGTGGAAAACTTCAGTTCATCGGTGATAAGTTTTACGCCACTCGGTGTTTCCACGCAACCAAGAAGACACTCTTTAAGGATCTCAAAGGATGGGATCTGCTGAACCTCAGCTCCGAGGTCATTCTTGATCTCCCCAATGAGCTGAACAAGCAATTCGGTATCACCAGCAAGTTCCTTGAGAGTGCTCTCAATGAGTTCAACATCCAGACCATTGGGCGCGAGGTACTTGAGAAGGaattcaaggtcaagaacccGATCAAGTATTTTGTTAGCAAGACGCGTCACTATTCTTGGCCCAAGGGAGTCG CAATCGCCGGCCTGGGCTCAGGCAACGTGATCGGCGTCGATGTCAACAACGCTGCCCAGAttgacatcaaggtccttgaaAAACATCTCGAACACTGCGTCGAGACCGAAACAGCCGTCTTTGCAGTCGTAGCCATCATCGGATCTACCGAAGAGGGTGCAGTCGACAGACTCACCGAGATCATCCGCCTTCGTGATAAGTTCCAAGAGGAGCATGGTCTCTCATTCCTCGTCCATGCCGATGCAGCTTGGGGAGGCTACTTTGCAACCATGATCAACCCTGACCGGCGATACAGCGTTGAGGATCAGGTTTCCACTaagcctgagcctgagtgGTACCTCGATcccaagactgttgaggacatcaaggccatggcTGAGGCGGACTCGATTACTGTCGATCCGCATAAGGCTGGGTATATCCCGTACCCGGCTGGAAGCTTGGTCTACAAAGACGGACGGATGAGGCATCTGGTTACATGGTCCGGCCCGTATCTTTCACAAGGCTCTGCTGAGAATATCGGCGTCTATGGCGTTGAGGGCAG TAAGCCCGGTGCTTCAGCGATGTCAGCTTGGTTCTCCAACTCAACCATCGGCCTCAATCATAATGGCTATGGTAAGTTACTCGTGGAAAGCAACCTTACCAGCGCCATGAGTAGCCTCAAA CTCTCGGCTCACTACGCACCCATGATCAACGACGATTTCATCTGCGTTCCGTTCAACATGCTCGCGGCCGAGAACAACGGGAGTCGAGGATTCCTCTCCAAACCCGTCGAAAAGCAACGCGACAAGATCcgcgatctcatcatcggaaaGAAGGACCACGAGATCTTCGCCTCCAAGGATGCCATGAAGATCATCCGCGATCTCGGCTCGgacaccaacatcaactgCTTCGCACTCAATTGGAAGGACAAAGACGGTAATCTGAACAccgatcttgaagaagcaaacTATCTCATGAAGCGAGTCGTCGATAGACTTTCCATCACTTCCGCCAACACTGATCCTACCGAAATCCCAATCTTCCTCACATCAACCCAGTTTCTCCACGAGGACTATGGTTCTTGCGCTCATAAGTTCATGGAGAGAATGGGCGTCGGGAAGTCAAACCAGAGCCTTTTTGTCATTCGAAACGTGGTCATGAGTCCATTCCCTACTCGTAAGAACTTTATTGACAAGTTGATGCGAGAGTTTGAGGAAGTCATCCGCGATGAGGTTGGCAAAGTTCGGAAGAGAAATGATCCTGGTCAGAAGAAGGTTCAGTTTCTTGTGCAAGGAACACCTGGCTCTTCTGAGGTCTTCTTGTCGTTCCAGGCCTCGTTTCATAGTGCGACGAAACGGCAGCAGATTATCCTGTCTGGGACTCTTGATAGTACTTTGCGGGACTTTCATAAGGAGCTTACTGGTGGCAACCAGGATAGTATTGTTATGCTTGAGTCGACTGAGAAGGTCTTCATTGAGGATGTCGTCGAGGTACTCGGTGATTTGGATGTTATCATGTACGAGAAGGGAACCAA GAAATACCACCAGAGAGACGGAACCATCACTCTCAACTCAGTAGTCAAGAGTCGCCCTCTGAACTCCATCCATCGCGAAATCGACTACCCCGCCGACTTCATGCCCTTTTACCTCTACGGCAACGAGAAAGAAATCCACTGCTCACACATGCTCGTCAAGTCCCCCAACATCTCCCTCGCAGCCAACCACGTCACTTTCAAACCCAGCCTCACCGCCGAGATCAACCACCGCCAATCTGTCCccgagcttcttgcagaGGGTATGATCCTCGGTCTCTCCGAAATCCCCGAAGATTCCATGCAACCTTTCCCTGAGAGGAACCAAGATCTAGCTGAGGAGTTCTTCTTCCGTCAGGGTCaaaagttcaaggtcaagatttGGAAGGATCCgaaggatgctgctgctcgtGGACCAGGTTTGCTTAAGGACCTTGGAAGGCATTTGTATGAGGGTGAGATGACGCTGGGAGAGAATGTGTTTGTGGATGCTGAGGGGCCGAATGAGGATAAGTTGAAAGACAGAAAAGTTGAGTCTGATTCGTGGCAGAGAAAGTTGGATGAGGTTGGGAGATTGTTGGATGGTACTCATGTCAACTGTCAATAG